One genomic region from Nostoc sphaeroides encodes:
- a CDS encoding type II toxin-antitoxin system MqsA family antitoxin, with the protein MRCVICKHGETQPGLVTVTLERDDCIIVIKKVPAEVCDNCGEYYLSDSITEQVLERAEVAVNNGAEVEIIRYAA; encoded by the coding sequence ATGAGATGTGTCATTTGCAAGCACGGAGAAACTCAACCAGGTTTAGTAACTGTTACCTTGGAAAGAGATGACTGTATTATTGTAATTAAAAAAGTTCCAGCAGAAGTTTGTGATAACTGTGGGGAATATTATTTAAGTGATTCAATCACTGAACAAGTCCTAGAAAGGGCAGAAGTGGCTGTTAATAATGGCGCAGAAGTTGAGATTATTAGATATGCAGCATAG
- a CDS encoding Stp1/IreP family PP2C-type Ser/Thr phosphatase, producing MKLNFTGFSDPGLIRSNNQDAYYIDPQGRFFVVADGMGGHAGGEEASRIATTEIQAYLLANWQSPKSSQELLEQALWGANEAILHDQQNHPERADMGTTVVAVIFRAPETPWCAHVGDSRLYRFRESHLEQVTEDHTWVARAIKIGDITLDEARSHPFRHVLSRCLGREDLHQIDVQPLDVKAGDRFLLCSDGLTEELVEHKIASCLQDTPWLDKAAISLVEAAKDQGGHDNITVIIVSLD from the coding sequence ATGAAACTTAATTTCACGGGTTTTAGCGATCCGGGACTTATTCGTTCTAATAATCAGGATGCTTATTATATCGACCCACAAGGGCGGTTTTTTGTTGTAGCCGATGGTATGGGTGGTCATGCGGGAGGTGAGGAAGCAAGTCGGATTGCCACTACGGAAATTCAAGCCTATTTGCTGGCAAATTGGCAATCTCCTAAGTCTTCCCAAGAATTGCTAGAGCAAGCTTTGTGGGGTGCGAATGAAGCGATTTTGCACGATCAGCAAAATCATCCCGAACGCGCCGACATGGGTACAACGGTTGTAGCAGTAATTTTTCGCGCCCCAGAGACGCCCTGGTGCGCTCATGTTGGCGATTCGCGGCTGTATCGCTTCCGAGAATCGCACTTAGAACAAGTAACAGAAGACCACACTTGGGTAGCACGGGCAATCAAAATCGGTGACATCACCTTAGATGAAGCACGATCGCATCCTTTTCGTCATGTACTATCGCGCTGTTTAGGACGTGAAGACTTGCATCAAATTGATGTGCAACCACTAGATGTAAAAGCTGGCGATCGCTTCCTGTTATGTAGTGATGGTCTAACAGAAGAACTTGTCGAACACAAGATTGCTAGCTGTCTCCAAGACACTCCTTGGCTTGATAAAGCCGCCATCTCTCTAGTTGAGGCTGCCAAAGACCAAGGAGGGCACGATAACATCACAGTTATCATCGTCTCACTCGACTAA
- a CDS encoding UPF0175 family protein: MSLTISDEILNSSRMTASELLVEIAVMLFQQERVSLGKASKIAEMNYVEFQQLLAQRNISIHYDVEEFEEDIKTLQETGWL, from the coding sequence ATGAGTTTAACTATTTCTGATGAAATTCTAAATTCTAGTCGAATGACAGCGAGTGAACTATTAGTAGAAATTGCGGTTATGCTTTTTCAACAAGAAAGGGTTAGTCTAGGTAAAGCCAGTAAAATTGCTGAGATGAATTATGTAGAATTTCAACAATTACTTGCTCAACGTAATATCTCTATCCACTATGATGTAGAAGAGTTTGAAGAAGATATTAAAACTCTTCAAGAGACAGGTTGGCTATGA
- a CDS encoding DUF4258 domain-containing protein produces MSESSFSRHAIQQMFYRRISKKEVESVIVYGEVIEENLDDTPFPSYLIFDFVEGKPIHVVCSYDESTDTGYIVTAYIPDPNIWSNDFRNRIQKL; encoded by the coding sequence TTGTCAGAATCTAGTTTTTCCCGTCATGCTATCCAACAGATGTTTTATCGTCGAATAAGTAAAAAGGAAGTAGAATCTGTAATCGTTTATGGAGAAGTAATAGAAGAAAATCTCGATGACACACCCTTTCCCAGTTATCTAATATTTGATTTTGTAGAAGGTAAACCAATTCATGTCGTATGTTCCTACGATGAATCTACAGATACAGGATATATAGTAACTGCTTATATTCCTGACCCCAATATTTGGTCAAATGATTTTAGAAATAGGATACAAAAATTATGA
- a CDS encoding DUF433 domain-containing protein codes for MSTKNIAEYFNFLSSEDIRLKDSRIGIETILYEYIDCGRSPEEIAQIYQTISLEQVYATILYYLQNKETVSAYIKNWIEHGHRIREEQRLNPPPVSEKLRQLRIERQANVKI; via the coding sequence ATGTCTACCAAAAATATCGCAGAGTATTTCAACTTTCTCTCTTCTGAAGACATTAGACTAAAAGACTCAAGAATTGGTATTGAAACAATTCTTTATGAATACATTGATTGTGGACGTTCTCCAGAAGAAATTGCCCAAATTTATCAAACAATATCTTTAGAACAAGTATATGCAACAATTCTTTATTATCTGCAAAACAAAGAAACTGTCAGTGCTTACATCAAAAACTGGATAGAACACGGTCATAGAATTCGAGAAGAACAGAGGCTTAATCCGCCGCCAGTGTCAGAAAAACTGCGCCAACTCCGAATCGAAAGACAAGCTAACGTGAAAATATAA
- a CDS encoding NblA/ycf18 family protein: MNQPMKLSLEQQFSICSFATQVQNMSHDQAKDFLVKLYEQMVVREATYQELLKHQWGLDSGSTMA, from the coding sequence ATGAACCAACCAATGAAACTATCCTTGGAACAGCAATTCAGCATCTGCTCATTTGCTACTCAGGTGCAAAATATGAGCCACGATCAAGCTAAAGACTTTTTAGTAAAGCTCTATGAGCAAATGGTCGTGCGCGAGGCAACTTATCAAGAGCTTCTTAAGCACCAGTGGGGCTTAGATTCCGGTTCCACTATGGCATAG
- a CDS encoding DUF6825 family protein: MSNPLVQAFFVGRAVAEVVNERLEVALTDALSDLGKFDAEAREQLRQFTDEVLERANRAAEAANGGQSTTGTRQGTSDSGDLQADIDELRAEIALLRTELQHYRRTSA; encoded by the coding sequence ATGAGTAACCCCCTTGTGCAAGCCTTTTTCGTAGGCAGAGCAGTAGCTGAAGTAGTTAATGAGCGTTTAGAGGTCGCTTTGACCGATGCTTTGAGTGATCTGGGCAAATTTGATGCGGAAGCTAGAGAGCAGCTGCGCCAGTTTACAGACGAAGTTCTAGAGCGGGCAAATCGGGCAGCAGAAGCTGCTAATGGTGGACAAAGTACCACAGGTACTAGACAAGGCACTTCTGATTCCGGTGACTTGCAAGCAGATATTGATGAATTACGAGCAGAAATTGCCCTGTTACGAACAGAATTGCAACATTATCGTAGAACTTCTGCATAA
- a CDS encoding serine/threonine-protein kinase: protein MSDPNIGRLLSKRYQLQELIGTGAMGRVYRAKDTLLGGVPVAVKFLALSIQNEKMRLQDRFEREAKTCALLGQKSIHIVRVMDYGVDDNNTPFYVMEYLQGQSLNNIIRKERLPLPRFLSMARQLSLGLQCAHDGIPVEGHICPIIHRDVKPSNMLVIEDPSFGELVKVLDFGIAKLLQSDGDHTKFYLGTLAYSSPEQMEGKELDNRSDIYSLGVMMFEMLTGKMPLVPQIHSFGAWYKTHHYQKPRSFAEVAPRLELPKEIENLVMGCLAKVPRDRPQSITEILKVLASLEKPEHSRKIKQDSQALVPATRVSNELEQKTKGDSRVSSSNDEIARGISWPDNKPVADIVFPQPIYTNGEVLPALWVMLPQEEIQKRLLCTRYNQFLFISVPHPILLWITVIYNRKHGAKWLPYYLDLKTSLGLEIARLLKHTGYYRLLFFARETPNRCTHILLSSVASAQRQRLQEWIAMSNTLISSADPQISKSLLKSEYEKIKPQILAKLESIDTDSPYDLSS from the coding sequence ATGTCAGACCCCAACATTGGTCGCTTACTAAGCAAACGCTACCAACTCCAGGAGTTAATCGGTACTGGAGCAATGGGTCGGGTTTATCGTGCTAAAGATACTTTGTTGGGAGGTGTACCGGTTGCGGTTAAATTTCTGGCGCTATCAATCCAAAATGAAAAGATGCGATTGCAAGACCGCTTTGAGCGAGAAGCAAAAACCTGTGCTTTACTAGGGCAAAAAAGCATCCACATTGTCCGAGTCATGGACTATGGCGTAGATGACAATAACACCCCGTTCTACGTCATGGAATACCTACAAGGACAAAGCCTGAACAATATTATTCGCAAGGAACGGCTGCCTTTACCAAGATTTTTGAGTATGGCGCGTCAACTCAGCCTGGGCTTACAGTGCGCTCATGATGGCATCCCAGTTGAGGGACATATTTGCCCAATTATCCATCGCGATGTCAAGCCAAGCAATATGCTGGTGATTGAAGATCCCAGTTTCGGAGAATTGGTCAAGGTTCTAGATTTTGGTATTGCTAAATTATTACAGTCAGATGGCGACCATACAAAATTCTATTTGGGGACATTGGCTTATTCTTCTCCCGAACAGATGGAGGGTAAAGAATTAGACAATCGTTCTGATATTTATAGTTTGGGCGTCATGATGTTTGAGATGCTCACAGGCAAAATGCCACTGGTGCCACAGATTCACTCTTTTGGAGCATGGTATAAAACACATCACTATCAAAAACCACGTTCTTTTGCTGAGGTTGCGCCACGATTAGAATTACCAAAAGAAATCGAAAATTTGGTGATGGGTTGTCTAGCTAAAGTACCACGCGATCGCCCCCAAAGTATCACTGAAATCCTCAAAGTTTTAGCATCTCTAGAAAAGCCTGAGCATTCACGCAAAATTAAGCAAGATAGCCAGGCGCTAGTTCCTGCTACTAGAGTGAGCAATGAGCTTGAACAAAAGACAAAAGGCGATTCGCGGGTTTCCTCGTCAAATGATGAAATCGCTCGTGGCATTTCCTGGCCTGACAATAAACCAGTTGCCGATATTGTCTTTCCCCAGCCCATTTATACCAATGGGGAGGTTTTACCAGCTTTGTGGGTGATGCTACCGCAAGAGGAAATTCAAAAGCGCTTACTCTGTACCCGCTATAACCAATTTCTCTTCATCTCTGTTCCCCATCCCATACTGCTATGGATTACTGTCATCTACAACCGCAAACATGGCGCTAAATGGTTACCTTACTACCTCGATCTCAAAACCAGTCTAGGTCTTGAAATTGCCCGGTTACTAAAGCACACAGGTTATTATCGTCTGTTGTTCTTTGCACGAGAAACACCAAATCGCTGTACCCATATCTTACTTTCCAGCGTCGCTTCTGCCCAGCGCCAACGACTGCAAGAGTGGATTGCTATGAGCAACACATTGATATCTTCTGCCGACCCGCAAATTAGTAAAAGCTTACTCAAAAGTGAGTACGAAAAGATTAAGCCTCAAATTCTCGCAAAACTGGAAAGTATTGATACAGATTCTCCATACGATCTTTCCAGCTAA
- a CDS encoding ABC1 kinase family protein, producing MEQGYSDKAYRWNREKYSSRRRFVDIWSFVLTLLFKLWRYNKSWSYPGGVTEAKQATRRKTQAVWIRNTLLDLGPTFIKVGQLFSTRADIFPVEYVEELAKLQDKVPAFSYEQVEATIERELGKKIPELFHNFEPIPLAAASLGQVHKAVLHSGESVVVKVQRPGLKKLFEIDLQILKGITRYFQNHPKWGRGRDWLGIYEECCRILWEEIDYLNEGRNADTFRRNFRGYDWVNVPKVYWRYASSRVLTLEYLPGIKISQYEALEAAGLDRKAIARQGAQAYLLQLLNSGFFHADPHPGNIAISATGALIFYDFGMMGRIKSNVREGLMQTLFGIAQKDGDRVVQSLIDLGAIAPTDDMGPVRRSVQYMLDHFMDKPFENQSVAAISDDLYEIAYNQPFRFPATFTFVMRAFSTLEGVGKGLDPEFNFMEVAKPYAMQLMTDMNGSEGNSFINELSRQAAQVSSTAFGLPRRLEDTLEKLERGDMRLRVRSIETERLLRRQSSIQLSISYALLISAFTLSATILVVTNYAWWALAPGLIAAGLSVILIRLLLRLDRYDRMY from the coding sequence ATGGAACAAGGTTATTCAGATAAAGCATACCGTTGGAATCGGGAAAAATACTCTAGCAGACGGCGTTTTGTGGACATTTGGTCTTTTGTCTTGACCTTATTGTTCAAACTTTGGCGATACAACAAATCTTGGAGTTATCCGGGTGGTGTGACTGAGGCAAAGCAAGCCACAAGACGCAAAACCCAAGCGGTGTGGATTCGCAATACCCTGCTAGATTTAGGCCCAACCTTCATCAAAGTAGGGCAATTGTTTTCTACCCGTGCTGATATATTTCCAGTTGAATATGTAGAAGAACTAGCCAAGTTACAAGACAAAGTACCGGCATTTAGCTATGAGCAAGTAGAAGCGACCATTGAGAGAGAACTAGGCAAGAAAATTCCTGAACTCTTCCATAATTTTGAACCGATTCCTTTGGCAGCTGCTAGCTTGGGGCAAGTACACAAAGCTGTGCTGCATAGTGGGGAATCGGTTGTTGTCAAGGTGCAACGTCCTGGATTAAAGAAGTTATTTGAAATAGATTTACAAATTCTTAAGGGAATTACCCGCTATTTTCAAAACCATCCCAAATGGGGACGGGGGCGAGATTGGTTAGGTATTTATGAAGAATGTTGTCGCATTCTTTGGGAAGAAATTGATTATCTCAACGAAGGCCGTAACGCTGATACTTTTCGCCGGAACTTTCGCGGCTACGATTGGGTGAACGTCCCAAAAGTATACTGGCGTTACGCCTCGTCTAGAGTGTTGACTTTAGAATATCTCCCTGGAATTAAAATTAGCCAATACGAAGCTTTAGAAGCAGCCGGTTTGGATCGAAAGGCGATCGCTCGTCAAGGCGCTCAAGCTTACTTACTACAATTACTCAATAGTGGCTTTTTCCACGCCGATCCTCACCCAGGCAATATTGCTATTAGTGCAACTGGTGCTTTGATATTCTACGATTTCGGCATGATGGGGCGGATTAAGTCAAATGTCCGTGAAGGACTAATGCAAACACTGTTTGGTATTGCCCAAAAAGATGGCGATCGCGTTGTCCAATCTCTAATCGATTTAGGCGCGATCGCCCCAACCGATGACATGGGCCCAGTCCGGCGTTCCGTCCAGTACATGCTGGATCATTTCATGGATAAGCCTTTTGAAAACCAATCAGTAGCAGCAATTAGTGACGATCTTTACGAAATAGCTTATAATCAGCCATTTAGATTTCCAGCAACCTTCACTTTTGTGATGCGAGCCTTTTCTACCTTAGAAGGGGTAGGCAAAGGTTTAGATCCAGAGTTTAACTTTATGGAAGTTGCCAAACCGTATGCAATGCAGCTTATGACCGATATGAATGGTTCTGAGGGGAATAGCTTTATTAACGAATTAAGTCGTCAAGCAGCTCAGGTAAGTAGTACCGCGTTTGGTCTACCACGTAGATTAGAGGATACCTTAGAGAAGCTAGAACGGGGAGACATGCGCTTGCGCGTTCGGTCTATCGAAACTGAACGCCTATTACGCCGACAGAGCAGTATTCAGCTCTCAATAAGCTATGCTCTGTTAATCAGTGCTTTCACCCTTTCAGCTACGATCTTAGTCGTTACCAATTATGCATGGTGGGCACTAGCGCCTGGTTTAATTGCAGCAGGGCTTTCAGTGATCCTAATCAGACTACTTTTACGCCTTGACCGTTACGATCGTATGTATTAA